From the genome of Eucalyptus grandis isolate ANBG69807.140 chromosome 2, ASM1654582v1, whole genome shotgun sequence, one region includes:
- the LOC120290392 gene encoding glycerol-3-phosphate acyltransferase ATS12, chloroplastic-like, which translates to MGRCVGCFPARPRLPPQEPPPVHPPRGRHLSHQHSPPWRRLLVEAVGDVSLRRFHVSRFSFAVARSWTSRCQKDPFIFPPYHKAAREPFDYYMFGQNYIHPLVDFRNSYVGNIPVFHEIREKLQEGHNIVLISNHQTEADPAVIALLLEGTHSHIAENVTYVAGDRVVTDPLCKPFSMGRNLVCVYSKKHMFDVPELVEMKRRSNTRSLKEMALLLRGGSQLLWIAPSGGRDRPDPLTGEWYPAPFDFAVVDNTRRLVEHSAVPGHLYPLALLC; encoded by the exons ATGGGTCGTTGCGTCGGTTGCTTTCCGGCTCGCCCTCGTCTACCTCCCCAGGAACCTCCGCCTGTCCACCCGCCCCGAGGTCGCCACCTGTCTCACCAGCATTCGCCGCC TTGGCGAAGGCTACTGGTTGAAGCAGTCGGTGATGTCTCCCTACGCAG GTTCCATGTGTCACGGTTCTCCTTTGCTGTGGCTCGTTCTTGGACTTCTCGCTGTCAAAAG GATCCTTTTATCTTCCCTCCATACCACAAAGCAGCAAGGGAGCCTTTTGACTACTATATGTTTGGTCAAAATTACATCCATCCTCTGGTTGATTTCAG AAACTCATATGTTGGAAACATTcctgtttttcatgaaatccgTGAGAAACTTCAGGAG GGCCACAACATCGTTTTGATATCCAACCACCAAACGGAAGCAGATCCAGCTGTTATTGCTCTGCTTCTTGAAGGAACACATTCACATATTGCGGAGAATGTG ACTTATGTAGCTGGAGATAGAGTTGTAACAGATCCACTCTGCAAGCCCTTCAGTATGGGAAG GAACCTTGTTTGTGTATATTCGAAAAAGCATATGTTTGATGTTCCAGAGCTTGTTGAGATGAAAAGGAGATCAAATACACGAAGCTTGAAGGAAATGGCTTTGCTTTTAAG GGGTGGATCACAACTACTGTGGATTGCGCCAAGTGGTGGCAGAGATCGTCCTGATCCTCTTACAGGAGAATGGTATCCG GCACCCTTTGATTTTGCTGTGGTAGACAATACGAGGAGGCTTGTAGAACATTCTGCCGTGCCAGGACATCTCTACCCATTAGCATTATTGTGCTAA